TATGTATTGGAACATGAGCCAGCAATTAGCGCACCATACTATCAACGGCTGCAACGTGAACAGTGGCGATATGATGGGAAGCGGAACAATTTCAGGACCAACACCAGATTCTTACGGTTCCATGCTTGAGCTAACCTGGCGCGGGGAAAAACCCATTACACTTTCAGATGGTACGGAGCGGAAATTTATAAATGACAACGATACCGTTATTTTGAAAGGTTTTTGTAAAAACGAAAATGTACGGATTGGTTTTGGTGAATGCAGGACAAAACTTTTACCGGCCATCAAACAATAATATTTGGCACTACTATTGTAATTTAGCCTTCATAACCAAATCAATTTCGGTATGAAGGCTTTTTATATTCTTCTATTTACGGCGCTTTTCAGCATTTCATGCAATAGCGTGAAGCGCACCCAAAAGTTCGTTGCACAAGGTAATTATAACCAAGCCATTGAACTTGCGGTAAAAAAACTTCAAAAAGATAAAGACGCAAAAGAATACGATGCACACATTCGTTTATTAGAAGAAGCTTTCTTGAAAGCTAAGGATGAAGATTCGCGCCACATTGCTTTTCTCAAAAAAGTAAATAGTCCAAGAGGCGCAAAAGAAATTTATTACACTTATTTGGATCTTCGAGCTCGCCAAGATTTAATCCGTCCGTTGCTTCCTCTTTACAGCAATGAAATGGGAAGGAAGGCAAATTTTGTATTTACAGATTATACAAATGATATTTTGGACGCAAAAGAGGCATACACTCAAGCTCTGTATCAGGAAGCCATTGTTTATATGCAGCACAATACCAAAAAAGACTACAGAAGCGCTTTCAATGTTTTGTGTGAATTGGATGAAGTGCAGCCCAATTATCGCGACGTGCATCAGCTTAGGGAAGATGCCCACTTTCGCGGAACAGATTTCGTTTTCGTTACTTTAAACAATCACACTGGCCAATTTATTCCTTTTAGGTTGGAGCGGGATCTGTTAGATTTCCATACGTACGGCCTGGATGATTTTTGGACCGAATATCATGGACAACGGGAAAACGGAATAAATTATGATTTGGGAATTGATTTAAATTTTCAAACCATTCAAATTTCACCTGAACGCATTTCCGATAGGCAATATACCCGTACACAGCGTATAAAAGACGGATACGAATATGGGCGTGACCGCAAAGGAAATATTGTAAGAGATAGTTTGGGCAACCCCATTAAAATTGATAAGTTTATTAACGTCTCAGCCCAAATTACCATAACCACTCAGCAAAAAAGTGTGTTCGTGGGCGGTACTGTTGTTTATAAAGATTTAAACAAACGGCGCCAAATAAACAGTTTTCCACTTTCTTCCGAATTTGTTTTTGAAAATACATTTGCAAATTTCCGCGGCGATGAACGCGCATTAACCGCTGAAGACCGTAGACTTTTGAATAATCATTTTATACCCTTTCCCAACAACGAACAAATGGTGTTTGATGCCGGAACAGATATAAAGGAACGGTTTAAGGAGATTTTAAGGGACAATTCTTTTTAAATCTTAAATATATCGCTCCAAGTGCGAAGCCTCAATAGAATGATGCGAATCATGGTGTACCACTGCCCCATTTTTAATAACAATCATTTGCGGGCTTTCGTGCTGCACTTTAAAACGAGCCGCTATTTCGTTTGAAATATCACGGTTTTGCAATAAATCCAAGAAATAAAGTTTTAACTGGTCATCAGTAAGTTTGTAGTTTTTCTCAAACAATTTTAAAACCCCTCGGCTAATGCCACAACGGGTAGAATGCTTGAAAATAGCAACAGGCTTGCTTTTAGACTGTTCTATAATTTCATCCAATTGATCCATTGTGCCCAACACATGCCAAGGCACTTCTACTATATCTTCCTTTACAATGTCTCTCGACGTTTTAAATATATCTAATAATCCCATGGTTTTCTTTTTTACAAAACTACAAGTTATAGCCGCGCTATTATCTAAAAGAAATTATAAAAAGTAAAAAACTTAAAATCAGTCATAATGTCTGTTAAATCAAAGGATTTAGCAGCCATTTTGTCTTACTTTTATAATGGCTTTAAATTTGAGATCACACAATCGCAAACAAGAAACAAAAACCTTAATATATGAACTTTAACAACTTTACAATAAAAAGCCAGGAGGCCATTCAGCAAGCACATCAGATTGCGCAAGGCTATGGCCACCAACAGATTGAAAACGAACACATCCTCAAAGCTATTTTTGAGGTGGACGAAAACGTAACACCTTTTATTCTTAAGAAACTTAACGTAAACCTCGCTACTTTACAACAGATTCTTGACAAACAACTGGAAAGCTTTCCAAAGGTTTCCGGCGGCGATATCATGTTATCCCGTGAAGCCAATAAAACTGTAATCGAAGCTAGCAATATTGCCAAAAAAATGGGCGATGAATATGTTTCCATAGAACATTTATTGTTGGCTATTCTAAATTCAAAAAGCGGTATTGCACAAAGCTTAAAAGATCAGGGAGTTACCGAAAAAGGAATGAAAACCGCGATTGATGAATTACGCGGCGGTGAAAAAGTAACCTCACAAAGTGCCGAGGAAACTTACAACTCTTTGAATAAGTACGCCAAAAACCTCAACCAACTTGCCCGCGACGGCAAGCTGGACCCTGTAATTGGCCGTGATGAGGAGATACGAAGAATTCTTCAAATACTCTCAAGAAGGACCAAAAACAACCCCATGCTGGTTGGTGAACCCGGAACAGGTAAAACCGCAATCGCAGAAGGACTTGCCCACCGAATTGTGGACGGAGATGTGCCTGAAAATCTCAAGTCGAAAGAAATCTATTCGCTGGATATGGGCGCACTGATTGCCGGTGCGAAGTATAAAGGTGAATTTGAAGAGCGACTAAAGGCAGTTATCAAGGAAGTAACTTCCAGTGAGGGAGATATTGTTCTCTTCATTGATGAAATACACACTTTAGTAGGCGCCGGTGGCGGACAAGGCGCAATGGATGCGGCGAATATTTTAAAGCCCGCACTCGCCCGTGGAGAACTTCGTGCCATAGGCGCAACTACTTTGGATGAATATCAAAAATATTTCGAAAAAGATAAAGCCCTGGAACGCCGTTTCCAAAAAGTAGTTGTGGACGAACCCGATACCGAGAGCGCTATTTCAATTCTTCGTGGAATTAAGGAAAAATATGAAACCCACCACAAAGTGCGCATTAAGGACGAAGCAATTATTGCGGCTGTAGAGCTTTCAGAACGATACATTACAAACCGCTTTCTTCCCGATAAGGCCATTGACCTTATGGACGAAGCAGCCAGTAAACTTAGGATGGAAATTAATTCCAAACCAGAGGAACTGGACGTTTTGGACAGAAAGATTATGCAGCTTGAAATTGAAATTGAAGCCATAAAACGTGAAAAAGATGAAACCAAACTGAAATCCCTTCACTCAGAATTGGCAAATTTAAAAGAAGAACGCAACGAACTCAATGCAAAATGGCAAAGTGAAAAAGAGGTGGTGGACAATGTACAAAACCTTAAAACCCAAATTGAGGAATACAAACTGGAAGCTGAACGTGCCGAACGTGAGGGCGATTTTGGAAAAGTAGCCGAATTGCGTTACGGTAAAATTAAAGAGGCACAGGAAGAGCTTAACAAACTTGAAACCCAGCTTGCCGAAAATCAAGACGGTTCTTCTATGATTAAAGAAGAGGTAACCCGTGAGGATATTGCCGAAGTAGTTGCAAAATGGACCGGAATACCCGTAACCAAAATGCTTCAGAGCGACCGTGAAAAACTTTTAACGTTGGAAGACCACTTGCACAAACGCGTAGTGGGCCAGGACGAAGCCATTCAGGCAGTGAGTGATGCCATACGCCGTAGCAGAGCAGGATTACAGGATGAAAAGAAACCCATAGGTAGTTTCCTTTTCCTGGGAACCACGGGTGTGGGTAAAACCGAGCTTGCAAAAGCCCTAGCAGAATATCTGTTTGACGATGAAAACGCAATGACCCGTATCGATATGAGCGAATACCAAGAGCGGCACAGTGTGAGCCGTTTGGTTGGTGCACCTCCCGGGTATGTGGGTTATGACGAAGGCGGGCAGCTAACCGAAGCCGTACGCCGCAAACCGTATAGCGTGGTATTGCTGGACGAGATTGAAAAAGCCCATCCAGATACTTTCAATATTTTGTTGCAGGTTTTGGATGAAGGGCGTTTGACCGACAACAAAGGGCGCTTGGCAGATTTCAAGAATACGATTATTATTATGACCAGCAATATGGGAAGCCAGATAATCCAAGAGCGTTTTGAGAGCGTGAAAGACCCTGAGACCGCTATGGAAGGTGCCAAGGTAGAAGTACTCGCCTTACTGAAACAAACCGTGCGCCCAGAGTTCTTGAACCGCATTGACGACATTATTATGTTTACGCCACTTTCAAAAACTGACATACAGAAAATTGTTGGCCTGCAATTGAAAGGCGTTTCCAAAATGTTATTAAAACAAAACATTGTGCTGGATGCAACTCCTGAGGCCATTGCCTATTTATCACAAAAAGGTTTTGATCCGCAGTTTGGCGCAAGACCTGTAAAAAGGGTGATACAGCGCGAAGTACTTAACCAGCTTAGTAAAGAAATACTTGCCGGAAAAATTACTACCGAGAGTGTTATCTTGCTGGATAGCTTTGATGACGGACTGGTTTTTAGAAACCAAGATGCCGTTATCGATGAAAAATAAGCAACAAATAAAGTGAAACTATAAACCCCTGGGCGTTTGCCTAGGGGTTTTGCTTTATTGGATTGAACAGAATAAAGTGGTTTTAAATAGTTCTTTTGTATGTTTCAGAGCTATAAATAGCGTGTGGTTTATTTTTCTGAGATTTCTTTCAGTTTGTTTAATGCGTTTGGGTAGGTCTTATCAAAGTAATCCAAGTATTCATCAACAACATCTACTTCTACGGTTACAGTAGTAACGCCATTGTTTTCGTTAAACTTGTAGTTTTCGTGTCCACCTGCCCATTTTTCTACCATTTCACCAGAGGTTATCTCTGTATCGCCATCTAAAATTCCATAGTGTCTGATTGAAACAAAACTTGCGGGATTATTTTCTACTATTTCTGCAACCATGCCCCCTCTTTTGCCATTTTCATCCTGCCCCACAAAAAGTATTTTGCTTCCTTCATTCCAGCTGCCCTCAAAAGTGGAGGTAGGATTGAAAGCTGCTGTCCACGACTCATAAGTAGCTTTATCTTTTAAGCCAAGCATCGTTTCATAGACCTTTTGAGACGATGCATTTATCTTTTTTTGGTATTGTATCTTTTTCATCGGTAGTTGTTTTAGAGGCCTAAATTTAGCTAATATTCTGAATTTAATAATGTTAGCTTTTAAATTTATTAATTCTTAAAAAATGCACTTCTTTCTTGGCCAGCCAAGGGTTGCGGATAGCGAGAAACAAATTGTTATAGGGTGTGCTTCAATGTATTTATTTGAGTACAATTTTGTCTACTAATATCCCCTCATCGGAAATCAACTTTATCACGTAAATACCTTTGGAAATATCGGATAGATCAATTTGAGGGTTAGCCGGCAATTCTCTAACTTTTTTTCCTGAAATGTGGTAAACTAAAATTTTGTTCAAGTTTTTATTTCCAATATTTATGATGCCATTTGAAGGATTAGGATAAATTATAGCTTTTTGATAATTAAAATCTTCAACATTTATGACTGCCCCTCCAACATACACAGTTTCAATATAGTCCGATTCCACTGGTCCAGGATTGTAAACGGCTGTTACGTGGGCATTAAATCCACCCCCACCATTATATAATAAAAAATCTACACCTCCGCAATTGCTTTCAATTCCATTAATGGTTTCAATATTATAAATAGAAGTTTCGTCACTTATAAATATATAAAAGTCGTCTTCTCTATAAATATTATAGCCCACGATTTCATCGTGGGGTTGTTCTGGTTCATCCCAATCGAGAATAAAAAAATTGTTGGGAAACTCATACCATTGTTCCCAGGTTAGGTTTTGAACTGGATTAATTTGTCCGAATGATTGAAAGGCGAAAACCAAAGAAATTGCAAATGTCAATGTAATTGTTTTCATAATGTCTCTTTTTTATATGTTGGGTAACGGTCTCTGGCTCTATGAACAGTTGCATGGGTTAGCACGGACTTTTGCAAGAATACTACAAGCTAAAAATTCTGCAGGAATTTTCAGGATAAGCCTGTAATAGCAATTGTTTACAGCCAATGTTGTACACCGTTTTTTTAGTAATTCCATTTATTAACCCACTTCGGTCTATTATTATTTACTTCATTAATTTCCTCTTCAGTTGGTTTTTCGCTTAAACCAATGTCCGATAAATTCAGATACTTTTCAGCGTATTCGTTTATGGAAACTGAAGTATATGAACCTGTCATCATAAATCCATTTCCAAGCTGTTTATTAATGACAAGAATCCGTTTTTTTAAAAGTCCACTCACTACAGGGTCATCGATTGGCATTTCGATAGAAGTCTGTTGATTTATAAGAAATTCTCTGATGACAGATTGTTCGTGTAAATCAAGATTTTTCAATCTTTCCTTAAAGCTGTTTTTAATTTTTTGGATTTTAAATTGAGTACGGATATATTTGAATAACCAGATAATGAAATTTACAATTACAAGTCCAGATGATGTAATAAAAACAAGTCCAACAATCCAATCGTAGGTTTCATTTAGTTTGTCAAGCTGAACTTTTTCTAAAATTGTATTGTCAGCGAAAAGTATAAAACCAGAAATAACCGCAAAAAGAAAGAAGAATTTTGCGGGCAATTTTGTTAAATCAAATAAGTTTTTTAAATGTTCCAAGGTTTGTTTTTAAAATGATTTAAGCTGTTGTAATTATTTTCCACTTTTTTTAAGTCGATGCGATACTGTATATTCTTTTCCTTTCGAATTTTCATACTTAATATCCACAATCGATTCCTTTTTTCTAAAGTCTTTTGTTATGTCAATATCTTTAAAAAATTCAGGTCTTTTTATATTCTTAAATTTTCCGAAAACCCTTTTGGCATATTCGAGTTCAATTGTAGCTTCTCCATCAGGCTCAATAGAATAGTCCTCTGGAAGATTTTTTCTAACTCGAATTCCATTACGCATTTTTTTAATCCGAACGTTAAATGCTCTTTTTTTTGAAGTGTTTCTTAATGATAAGGTGATAGTCGTTAGCATTTCTCTTGAGGCATTTGTTTCGTCTCCTACCATTCTATCGGAAGGGTCATCATTTCCGCGTATTTCTGTCGCATTTACTCCAGCCCACCTTGAATATCCTGTTATTTTTAATTTCGGTCTTTTCGGAAATAATTTCGCTAAAGTGATTATTAGAGTTAATAAACCAACGCAAAGAATGAAAATTCCGGTGTTGTTTTTTATAAAGTCAAATATTTCGTTCATTCAATAACTTAAATTGGTTGTTAGCTGGCTGTTCTTAAATGTTGCCCAACTGATTATATAGTAACATTTATCACTGATACCCCGTAAATAAGTCAGGATATGCCAAGTTTTTGTTACTGTTATCCTATAAAGATAAAATAATTTTTCGCTAGCTATGCAAAAAGTATTTTCTTACTTCCCCATCACCTCTTTCAACAGCTCCAACTGCCCGGCAAGTATCTTGTTTTCCTCCTCCAGTTGTGCAATGCGTTGTGCCTGGGTGGTGTCTTCGGGTACATGTGTGGTGTAGGTTTGCGGCAATTGCGCGGCCAGGTCTGCAAAAAAATTGTGCTCTACTGCCACACATATATCCCAAAGCACATTGCACTGCAAACTCTTGCGCTCCTCATAATCTTGAACGGTCGCCCTGTTCCGGTTCATGGCCCGCGCAAGTCCAGATTTGTTAATGCGGTTTGTTTTATAATAGGTTTTCAGTAAATTCCCTACATGTGGAGGTATTAATTTCTTCTGTGTTTTCATTTTTAGTAGTCTTTATAGTTAATTAGTGCTTTTTGTAAGATAAAATCCAACAGCTGTATGTTTTAGCCTAACACGTGTAAGGTATTTACTAACAGAAGTATGTTTTAACCTTACATTTGTTAGGTGTTTTCTAACAAGTGTATGTTTTATACTTACTTGTTTTAGGTTGTTTCTAACAGCTGTATGTTTTAACCTTACGGGTGTTAGGCAATTTCTAACAGCTGTATGTTTAAGGCTAACAAAATTCATCATTCTTTTGGCCCGCCCTTCTTTTTCTCCCTCTTTCCCTGCTTCTCAAACCGCCACGCCAACTCATCCATCGCGCTTTGTGCGTTGGCAACGCCCGCCTTTGCAGTAATCTTGTACATTCCATAGTGCGCTAGCCCCGTGCCGTAGGCCTCGTGCCCCACGATGCGCTCCACATCTTTCAGCAGATAGTTTAGCCCATCTATGCGGCTGCGCAGGGTTTGCAGTTGTTTAAATAGTTTTAGGTCTGTATCTGTGTTATCGTTGAGCAGTACTGGGGGCAAGATGCCCGCGCCAATGCCGTTCTTGAGCCGCACCACATCTTCCACAAAGGCCAGGTTGCGCACGTCTAGCGCGCGGTAGCGTTTGCGTTCGGCATCAGTGAGAGTGCCTTTGGGAAGCAGCTCCCTTATTTCCTGAATTTTTTGAAGTATAAGCGCCATGGTGGCCTCATCCAGCGTTTCATGGATCTGGTTGTAGCTTATGTTTGCCATACGTAATCAGTAAAAAAATTATACAATATACTATAAGCGGCAGGAGCCGCAACTGGGGAGAGTGCTAAATGTAATAAAAAAACAGAAAGACTGAAGCGGAATTTTTTTCAAAAATTGAAAACCAAAAAAAGACCCCTTAAAATCTCAATAACTTGAAATTTTAAGGGGTCCGGCTTCAAATAAAGCGGTAATTAAAGTTTAGGTGAAAATTACCACTTGTCAATCTTCTCTTTCAATTTTTCTTTAGATTCACCTGTCTTTTCTTGAAGGCGACCAAGCAATTCGTCAGATTTTCCTTCGGCATACTTTAAATCATCATCGGTAAGGTCTGCATATTCTTGTTTGAATTTACCTTTTACTTGGTTCCATTTTCCTTTAAACTGATCTTCGTTCATAGCTTTTTTGTTTTAAGTTAAATTAATTTTTCTTTTTCGTTTTATAAAATTACAACAGACGCCCCCCTATTTATAATAATGAAATATTAAAGATTCAGCCGTTTTAGTTATAACTTTGCCAATGAGTCTTAAAAAATGTTATTTAAAAAAATTTTTATGAAACATTTCGTCATCCTATTAACACTATTGCCACTTTTCACCTTTTGTGGAAAACAAAAAGAAAAAGAAGAAACTCCCAAAGCCCAGCAAAGCATCTCTGGCGACTATCATGCCACCTATTACCTAATACGCCACGCCGAAAAGTTACGCACAGACCCCAAAGACCCAGACCCTGCCCTAAATATAGACGGCATGGTGCGCGCCAAGCGTTGGGCCACCTATTTTGAACCCATCAAGATTGATGAAATTTACATTACCAAATACATGCGCACCAAGCAGACCATCTCGCTCATAGCACAGCAAAAACAGATTTCCCCAAAGCGCTATGATCCCAATACCCTTTATTCAGGAGATTTTTTAAAACACACAAACGGCAAGACGGTGCTTATTGCGGGCCACAGCAACACCACCCCGCAATTGGTGAACCAACTAATAGGCGAAGATAAATTTGATGATATGGATGATAGCGACAACGCTACACTCTTTAAAGTGACCATAAACGGAAAGGACAAAAATGTAGAGACCATTACGGTTGAGTAGTGAGTGGTGAGTGGTGAGCGGTGAGCGGTGAGCGGTGAGTGGTGAGCGGTGAGCGGTGAGTGGTGAGTGGTGAGTGGTGAGTGAAATTATTCTTTCTTCTTTATTCTCTATTCTCTATTCTCTATTCTCTATTCTATAATCTATATTCTATCATAATTATTCACTAAACATTATAAATTCTACATTAATCATTCTACTTTTGCACCTATGGCAATTCAGAAAAACGTAAAAATAAAAAACCGGAAAGCTAAGTTTGAGTATGAAATTCTTGATACTTATACAGCTGGAATTGTTTTGCGCGGTACTGAAATAAAAGCCATCCGCGAAGGAAAGGCCTCCATAGCCGAAAGTTTTTGCGAATTCAGCAACGGGGAGCTGTTTGTGATAAACATGACCGTTCAGGAATA
The Aequorivita iocasae genome window above contains:
- the ytxJ gene encoding bacillithiol system redox-active protein YtxJ, with product MGLLDIFKTSRDIVKEDIVEVPWHVLGTMDQLDEIIEQSKSKPVAIFKHSTRCGISRGVLKLFEKNYKLTDDQLKLYFLDLLQNRDISNEIAARFKVQHESPQMIVIKNGAVVHHDSHHSIEASHLERYI
- the clpB gene encoding ATP-dependent chaperone ClpB produces the protein MNFNNFTIKSQEAIQQAHQIAQGYGHQQIENEHILKAIFEVDENVTPFILKKLNVNLATLQQILDKQLESFPKVSGGDIMLSREANKTVIEASNIAKKMGDEYVSIEHLLLAILNSKSGIAQSLKDQGVTEKGMKTAIDELRGGEKVTSQSAEETYNSLNKYAKNLNQLARDGKLDPVIGRDEEIRRILQILSRRTKNNPMLVGEPGTGKTAIAEGLAHRIVDGDVPENLKSKEIYSLDMGALIAGAKYKGEFEERLKAVIKEVTSSEGDIVLFIDEIHTLVGAGGGQGAMDAANILKPALARGELRAIGATTLDEYQKYFEKDKALERRFQKVVVDEPDTESAISILRGIKEKYETHHKVRIKDEAIIAAVELSERYITNRFLPDKAIDLMDEAASKLRMEINSKPEELDVLDRKIMQLEIEIEAIKREKDETKLKSLHSELANLKEERNELNAKWQSEKEVVDNVQNLKTQIEEYKLEAERAEREGDFGKVAELRYGKIKEAQEELNKLETQLAENQDGSSMIKEEVTREDIAEVVAKWTGIPVTKMLQSDREKLLTLEDHLHKRVVGQDEAIQAVSDAIRRSRAGLQDEKKPIGSFLFLGTTGVGKTELAKALAEYLFDDENAMTRIDMSEYQERHSVSRLVGAPPGYVGYDEGGQLTEAVRRKPYSVVLLDEIEKAHPDTFNILLQVLDEGRLTDNKGRLADFKNTIIIMTSNMGSQIIQERFESVKDPETAMEGAKVEVLALLKQTVRPEFLNRIDDIIMFTPLSKTDIQKIVGLQLKGVSKMLLKQNIVLDATPEAIAYLSQKGFDPQFGARPVKRVIQREVLNQLSKEILAGKITTESVILLDSFDDGLVFRNQDAVIDEK
- a CDS encoding SRPBCC domain-containing protein; amino-acid sequence: MKKIQYQKKINASSQKVYETMLGLKDKATYESWTAAFNPTSTFEGSWNEGSKILFVGQDENGKRGGMVAEIVENNPASFVSIRHYGILDGDTEITSGEMVEKWAGGHENYKFNENNGVTTVTVEVDVVDEYLDYFDKTYPNALNKLKEISEK
- a CDS encoding T9SS type A sorting domain-containing protein; amino-acid sequence: MKTITLTFAISLVFAFQSFGQINPVQNLTWEQWYEFPNNFFILDWDEPEQPHDEIVGYNIYREDDFYIFISDETSIYNIETINGIESNCGGVDFLLYNGGGGFNAHVTAVYNPGPVESDYIETVYVGGAVINVEDFNYQKAIIYPNPSNGIINIGNKNLNKILVYHISGKKVRELPANPQIDLSDISKGIYVIKLISDEGILVDKIVLK
- a CDS encoding super-infection exclusion protein B, coding for MEHLKNLFDLTKLPAKFFFLFAVISGFILFADNTILEKVQLDKLNETYDWIVGLVFITSSGLVIVNFIIWLFKYIRTQFKIQKIKNSFKERLKNLDLHEQSVIREFLINQQTSIEMPIDDPVVSGLLKKRILVINKQLGNGFMMTGSYTSVSINEYAEKYLNLSDIGLSEKPTEEEINEVNNNRPKWVNKWNY
- a CDS encoding CsbD family protein; translation: MNEDQFKGKWNQVKGKFKQEYADLTDDDLKYAEGKSDELLGRLQEKTGESKEKLKEKIDKW
- a CDS encoding SixA phosphatase family protein codes for the protein MKHFVILLTLLPLFTFCGKQKEKEETPKAQQSISGDYHATYYLIRHAEKLRTDPKDPDPALNIDGMVRAKRWATYFEPIKIDEIYITKYMRTKQTISLIAQQKQISPKRYDPNTLYSGDFLKHTNGKTVLIAGHSNTTPQLVNQLIGEDKFDDMDDSDNATLFKVTINGKDKNVETITVE